Proteins encoded together in one Acipenser ruthenus chromosome 22, fAciRut3.2 maternal haplotype, whole genome shotgun sequence window:
- the bhlha15 gene encoding class A basic helix-loop-helix protein 15: protein MKSKRKASKRNRKTSVENDQEFQLEMEPASSDHEGSEKSLNLGGKSRKKSIDNGMASSANRRKQYPGVKGGNVRRLESNERERQRMHKLNNAFQALREAIPHVKTEKTLSKIETLTLANNYIKSLTAIILGMSSGCLPHAEGEESSNTSKLFQHYQQQLEEEDDGSLSNYLTQIHSFREGS from the coding sequence atgaaatccAAAAGAAAAGCTTCTAAGCGCAACCGCAAAACTTCCGTGGAGAATGACCAGGAGTTCCAGCTGGAGATGGAACCCGCGTCCAGTGACCACGAGGGCTCGGAAAAGTCCCTGAACCTCGGGGGGaaaagcagaaagaaaagcatcgACAACGGCATGGCCTCGAGCGCCAACAGAAGGAAGCAGTACCCGGGTGTCAAGGGTGGAAACGTCAGGAGGTTGGAAAGCAACGAAAGGGAACGGCAGAGGATGCACAAACTGAACAACGCTTTTCAGGCGCTGAGGGAGGCAATACCACACGTCAAGACAGAGAAAACGCTATCGAAAATTGAGACCCTCACCTTAGCCAACAACTACATCAAATCCCTCACTGCCATTATTTTGGGTATGTCAAGCGGGTGCTTGCCGCACGCAGAGGGCGAAGAGTCGTCAAACACATCTAAACTGTTTCAGCACTACCAGCAGCAACTTGAAGAGGAGGACGATGGGAGCTTATCAAATTACCTTACACAGATCCACAGCTTCAGAGAAGGTAGTTAA
- the tecpr1a gene encoding tectonin beta-propeller repeat-containing protein 1 isoform X2, with amino-acid sequence MSSSLLWAVDVYGRVHTLSTAGQCWELCKDAHLEFKRLTSVQQCCWGIVGDHQVYLYVHCSDVPIRCQEETYENQRWNPVDRFCEKLLPSDRWQWSDVTGLKHQTLDSFRLPSEHWEWEADWYVDESIDGEPTEKGGWTYAIDFPATYTKDKKWNSCVRRRRWIRYRRYKSRDTWAKIPSQDVGPLPDPFNDISAGGWEITDEPRGRLSLWAVSLQGKVWCREGIHHHNPEGSVWTEVTTPGEVVQISCGPSDLLWAVLWEGQLLVREGISRENPKGSSWVVVDSPSTEVGAIHVAVGTNVVWAVTKDRKVWFRRGVNSHNPCGTGWIGMVGEMVMVNVGLNDQVWGISCEDRAVHIRQGVTSSELSGKTWKAIVVARDENRSHSETANSLVSAGCFFSGEVRVQSQSSCMNDTESSSETERSQAAQSTSPMHADAMKRRIPKVTSDSFISELVSDKEHKPGRDGRDDQEEGAPQEQDQESVPQETSIKLLSQSSSQLGARDSQWSNVDLEEAQTPLAAAASDTTETSSLSSVATYNLEEQYGVDEHPLWAWVCGGGCAVDSHTHLNWFSASTGVSSSVQSMSLSITPAQTAAWRKQIFEQLSERSKRELENFRHYEQAIEQSVWVKKGIMQWWRDWKPNKWIDVQFALEQFSGSDGNRDGILFIYYTFNDEKKYLHAFINEITILVPVLNDTKHTFAVYTPERTKQRWPIRLAAATEQEMHDWLALLNLSCCDSRGIHGPPSKQAIWSTTCKGDIYVCEPAPNLEAVPYPLPCDQMFWRQIGGHLRLVESNSLGIVWGIGYDHTAWVYTGGYGGGFSQGLASSTDNIHTQTDVKSVYIYENQRWNPVTGYSSRGLPTDRYMWSDVSGLQECTKSSTKPPSPQWTWVSDWCIDYNISGGTDMEGWQYAADFPATYHGHKTMKDFVRRRRWARKCKITTTGPWLEIPPITLWDLTILPCSSQSSVEEVSLWGISNKGDVLCRIGVTQQSPAGTSWLHIGTDQPFKSISIGGGYQVWAISRNGSTFYRGSVSAENPAGDCWYHIPSPPRQKLKQVSVGRTSVYVVDENGNLWYRQGLTPSYPQGSSWEHISNNVRKVCVGPLDQVWIIADKVQGSHSLSCGTVCHRVGVQPMEPKGHSWDYGMGGGWEHITIRGNSQEAPRIVMPVPAESTLEKSGRVAEEGGGDGGRTASISSVLGVKEEELNGNAVSC; translated from the exons ATGtctagctccctcctgtgggcaGTGGACGTGTATGGGAGAGTGCACACCCTGTCCACTGCCGGGCAGTGCTGGGAGCTGTGCAAAGATGCACATCTGGAGTTCAAGCGGCTCACCTCGGTCCAGCAGTGCTGTTGGGGAATCGTGGGCGATCATCAGGTCTACCTGTACGTGCACTGCAGCGACGTGCCCATCAGGTGTCAGGAGGAAACCTATGAAAACCAG CGCTGGAACCCTGTGGACAGATTCTGTGAGAAGTTGTTGCCAAGCGACCGCTGGCAGTGGAGTGATGTCACTGGCCTGAAGCACCAGACCCTGGATAGCTTCAGGCTGCCATCGGAGCACTGGGAGTGGGAGGCAGACTGGTACGTTGATGAGAGCATTGATGGGGAGCccacagagaagggg gGCTGGACGTACGCCATCGATTTCCCTGCCACCTACACAAAAGATAAGAAATGGAATTCCTGTGTCCGTCGCAGGCGATGGATCCGATACAGGAGGTACAAGTCACGGGATACGTGGGCCAAG ATCCCCTCTCAGGATGTTGGGCCTCTACCAGACCCCTTCAATGACATCAGCGCGGGGGGCTGGGAAATCACAGATGAGCCAAGGGGACGCCTGTCACTCTGGGCAGTCTCACTGCAAGGGaag gtgtggtgcAGAGAAGGAATCCACCATCACAATCCTGAGGGCTCTGTGTGGACAGAGGTCACGACCCCGGGAGAGGTGGTTCAGATCAGCTGTGGGCCGAGTGACCTTCTCTGGGCTGTACTGTGGGAGGGGCAGCTGCTGGTCAGAGAGGGGATCAGCAGAGAGAACCCTAAAG GCTCTTCCTGGGTGGTGGTTGATTCCCCAAGTACAGAAGTTGGTGCAATTCACGTAGCAGTGGGCACTAATGTCGTGTGGGCCGTCACCAAGGACAGAAAG GTGTGGTTTCGCCGGGGGGTAAACTCCCACAACCCCTGTGGAACGGGCTGGATTGGAATGGTAGGAGAAATGGTCATGGTGAATGTAGGACTGAACGACCAG GTGTGGGGAATCAGCTGTGAAGACAGAGCTGTGCATATCCGTCAAGGGGTTACGTCCAGCGAACTCAGTGGAAAGACCTGGAAAGCCATTGTTGTAGCTAGAGATGAAAACAGGTCCCACTCTGAAACCGCCAACAGCCTAGTTAG TGCCGGCTGCTTTTTCAGCGGGGAGGTGAGGGTCCAGTCGCAGTCATCTTGTATGAATGACACAGAGTCATCTTCTGAAACAGAAAGGTCTCAGGCTGCACAGTCCACCTCGCCCATGCATGCTGATGCCATGAAGCGTAGAATCCCTAAAGTGACCAGTGACAGCTTCATCTCAGAGCTGGTCTCCGACAAAGAACATAAGCCAGGCAGGGACGGGAGGGATGACCAGGAGGAGGGGGCACCCCAAGAACAAGACCAGGAGAGTGTCCCCCAGGAGACATCCATCAAGCTGCTCTCACAGTCCTCCAGCCAGCTGGGGGCCCGAGACTCCCAGTGGAGTAACGTGGATTTAGAAGAAGCTCAGACCCCCTTGGCAGCTGCAGCTTCAGACACCACAGAAACTTCCAGCCTGTCCTCGGTAGCTACCTACAACTTGGAGGAGCAGTATGGGGTGGACGAGCACCCTCTCTGGGCCTGGGTCTGTGGAGGGGGCTGTGCTGTGGATTCACACACCCACTTAAACTGGTTCAGTGCCTCGACAG GTGTGTCCTCCTCTGTACAGTCCATGTCCCTGTCTATCACCCCGGCACAAACGGCAGCATGGCGGAAACAGATCTTCGAGCAGCTGAGCGAGCGGTCCAAGAGAGAGCTGGAGAATTTCAGACATTATGAGCAAGCGATTGAGCAG TCTGTGTGGGTGAAGAAGGGCATCATGCAGTGGTGGAGAGACTGGAAACCCAACAAGTGGATAGATGTCCAGTTTGCCCTGGAGCAATTTTCAGGGAGCGACGGCAATCGAGATGGCATCCTCTTCATTTACTACACATTCAATGACGAAAAGaag TACCTCCATGCATTTATAAATGAGATTACTATCCTGGTCCCTGTTCTCAATGATACAAAACACACGTTCGCTGTCTATACACCGGAAAGGACCAAACAGAGATGGCCAATACGACTGGCTGCTGCTACCGAACAGGAGATGCACGACTGG CTTGCCCTTCTGAACTTATCCTGCTGTGATTCAAGAGGGATCCATGGTCCTCCTTCTAAGCAGGCGATTTGGTCCACTACATGCAAGGGTGACATCTATGTTTGTGAGCCCGCTCCGAATCTGGAGGCGGTTCCCTATCCATTGCCCTGTGATCAAAT GTTTTGGAGACAGATCGGAGGGCACCTGCGCCTGGTGGAAAGTAACAGTCTGGGAATCGTATGGGGTATCGGATATGATCACACAGCCTGGGTGTACACTGGAGGCTATGGAGGTGGTTTCTCCCAGG GGCTAGCAAGCAGCACTGATAATATCCATACACAGACAGACGTCAAGAGCGTTTACATTTATGAAAATCAGCGCTGGAATCCAGTAACTGGCTACAGTAGCAG AGGTCTTCCCACAGACCGGTACATGTGGAGCGATGTGTCCGGTTTGCAGGAATGTACCAAATCAAGCACTAAGCCTCCATCTCCACAGTGGACCTGG GTGTCCGACTGGTGCATTGACTATAATATTTCAGGTGGGACTGACATGGAGGGCTGGCAGTATGCTGCTGATTTTCCAGC GACCTATCACGGACACAAGACGATGAAAGACTTTGTGAGGCGGAGGCGCTGGGCAAG GAAATGTAAAATCACCACGActggcccatggctggaaattcCTCCCATCACACTGTGGGATCTCACCATCCTGCCCTGCTCCTCTCAGAGCTCCGTGGAGGAGGTCTCACTCTGGGGCATCAGCAACAAGGGAGATGTCCTGTGTCGGATTGGAGTGACACAGCAGAGCCCTGCA GGTACCTCCTGGCTTCACATTGGGACAGATCAGCCCTTCAAGTCTATCTCCATAGGCGGTGGCTACCAGGTTTGGGCGATCAGCAGAAACGGATCGACGTTCTACCGCGGATCTGTCTCTGCTGAGAACCCTGCAG GAGATTGTTGGTACCACATCCCCTCTCCACCCAGACAGAAGCTGAAACAGGTGTCGGTGGGGCGCACATCTGTATACGTTGTGGATGAAAACG GTAACCTGTGGTACCGCCAGGGCCTGACCCCCAGCTACCCGCAGGGGTCCAGCTGGGAGCACATTTCAAACAACGTCCGCAAAGTGTGTGTGGGACCTCTCGACCAG GTTTGGATAATTGCTGACAAAGTTCAAGGCAGCCACAGTCTGAGTTGTGGCACTGTATGCCATCGGGTTGGGGTGCAGCCAATGGAGCCTAAAGGACATTCATGGGACTATGGAATGGGA GGTGGATGGGAACACATTACGATAAGAGGGAACTCCCAGGAAGCCCCCAGGATTGTCATGCCAGTGCCTGCTGAAAGTACTTTGGAAAAAAGTGGCCGTGTGGCAGAGGAGGGCGGTGGAGATGGGGGCAGGACCGCTTCCATCAGCTCAGTACTCGGTGTCAAAGAAGAGGAACTGAATGGGAACGCTGTGAGTTGTTAG
- the tecpr1a gene encoding tectonin beta-propeller repeat-containing protein 1 isoform X1, with the protein MSSSLLWAVDVYGRVHTLSTAGQCWELCKDAHLEFKRLTSVQQCCWGIVGDHQVYLYVHCSDVPIRCQEETYENQRWNPVDRFCEKLLPSDRWQWSDVTGLKHQTLDSFRLPSEHWEWEADWYVDESIDGEPTEKGGWTYAIDFPATYTKDKKWNSCVRRRRWIRYRRYKSRDTWAKIPSQDVGPLPDPFNDISAGGWEITDEPRGRLSLWAVSLQGKVWCREGIHHHNPEGSVWTEVTTPGEVVQISCGPSDLLWAVLWEGQLLVREGISRENPKGSSWVVVDSPSTEVGAIHVAVGTNVVWAVTKDRKVWFRRGVNSHNPCGTGWIGMVGEMVMVNVGLNDQVWGISCEDRAVHIRQGVTSSELSGKTWKAIVVARDENRSHSETANSLVSAGCFFSGEVRVQSQSSCMNDTESSSETERSQAAQSTSPMHADAMKRRIPKVTSDSFISELVSDKEHKPGRDGRDDQEEGAPQEQDQESVPQETSIKLLSQSSSQLGARDSQWSNVDLEEAQTPLAAAASDTTETSSLSSVATYNLEEQYGVDEHPLWAWVCGGGCAVDSHTHLNWFSASTGVSSSVQSMSLSITPAQTAAWRKQIFEQLSERSKRELENFRHYEQAIEQSVWVKKGIMQWWRDWKPNKWIDVQFALEQFSGSDGNRDGILFIYYTFNDEKKYLHAFINEITILVPVLNDTKHTFAVYTPERTKQRWPIRLAAATEQEMHDWLALLNLSCCDSRGIHGPPSKQAIWSTTCKGDIYVCEPAPNLEAVPYPLPCDQMFWRQIGGHLRLVESNSLGIVWGIGYDHTAWVYTGGYGGGFSQGLASSTDNIHTQTDVKSVYIYENQRWNPVTGYSSRGLPTDRYMWSDVSGLQECTKSSTKPPSPQWTWVSDWCIDYNISGGTDMEGWQYAADFPATYHGHKTMKDFVRRRRWARKCKITTTGPWLEIPPITLWDLTILPCSSQSSVEEVSLWGISNKGDVLCRIGVTQQSPAGTSWLHIGTDQPFKSISIGGGYQVWAISRNGSTFYRGSVSAENPAGDCWYHIPSPPRQKLKQVSVGRTSVYVVDENGNLWYRQGLTPSYPQGSSWEHISNNVRKVCVGPLDQVWIIADKVQGSHSLSCGTVCHRVGVQPMEPKGHSWDYGMGGGWEHITIRGNSQEAPRIVMPVPAESTLEKSGRVAEEGGGDGGRTASISSVLGVKEEELNGNAEYSCMQVMGGTVPASVCDWQKTGKLWKMILKSLIYLSDKYLFIV; encoded by the exons ATGtctagctccctcctgtgggcaGTGGACGTGTATGGGAGAGTGCACACCCTGTCCACTGCCGGGCAGTGCTGGGAGCTGTGCAAAGATGCACATCTGGAGTTCAAGCGGCTCACCTCGGTCCAGCAGTGCTGTTGGGGAATCGTGGGCGATCATCAGGTCTACCTGTACGTGCACTGCAGCGACGTGCCCATCAGGTGTCAGGAGGAAACCTATGAAAACCAG CGCTGGAACCCTGTGGACAGATTCTGTGAGAAGTTGTTGCCAAGCGACCGCTGGCAGTGGAGTGATGTCACTGGCCTGAAGCACCAGACCCTGGATAGCTTCAGGCTGCCATCGGAGCACTGGGAGTGGGAGGCAGACTGGTACGTTGATGAGAGCATTGATGGGGAGCccacagagaagggg gGCTGGACGTACGCCATCGATTTCCCTGCCACCTACACAAAAGATAAGAAATGGAATTCCTGTGTCCGTCGCAGGCGATGGATCCGATACAGGAGGTACAAGTCACGGGATACGTGGGCCAAG ATCCCCTCTCAGGATGTTGGGCCTCTACCAGACCCCTTCAATGACATCAGCGCGGGGGGCTGGGAAATCACAGATGAGCCAAGGGGACGCCTGTCACTCTGGGCAGTCTCACTGCAAGGGaag gtgtggtgcAGAGAAGGAATCCACCATCACAATCCTGAGGGCTCTGTGTGGACAGAGGTCACGACCCCGGGAGAGGTGGTTCAGATCAGCTGTGGGCCGAGTGACCTTCTCTGGGCTGTACTGTGGGAGGGGCAGCTGCTGGTCAGAGAGGGGATCAGCAGAGAGAACCCTAAAG GCTCTTCCTGGGTGGTGGTTGATTCCCCAAGTACAGAAGTTGGTGCAATTCACGTAGCAGTGGGCACTAATGTCGTGTGGGCCGTCACCAAGGACAGAAAG GTGTGGTTTCGCCGGGGGGTAAACTCCCACAACCCCTGTGGAACGGGCTGGATTGGAATGGTAGGAGAAATGGTCATGGTGAATGTAGGACTGAACGACCAG GTGTGGGGAATCAGCTGTGAAGACAGAGCTGTGCATATCCGTCAAGGGGTTACGTCCAGCGAACTCAGTGGAAAGACCTGGAAAGCCATTGTTGTAGCTAGAGATGAAAACAGGTCCCACTCTGAAACCGCCAACAGCCTAGTTAG TGCCGGCTGCTTTTTCAGCGGGGAGGTGAGGGTCCAGTCGCAGTCATCTTGTATGAATGACACAGAGTCATCTTCTGAAACAGAAAGGTCTCAGGCTGCACAGTCCACCTCGCCCATGCATGCTGATGCCATGAAGCGTAGAATCCCTAAAGTGACCAGTGACAGCTTCATCTCAGAGCTGGTCTCCGACAAAGAACATAAGCCAGGCAGGGACGGGAGGGATGACCAGGAGGAGGGGGCACCCCAAGAACAAGACCAGGAGAGTGTCCCCCAGGAGACATCCATCAAGCTGCTCTCACAGTCCTCCAGCCAGCTGGGGGCCCGAGACTCCCAGTGGAGTAACGTGGATTTAGAAGAAGCTCAGACCCCCTTGGCAGCTGCAGCTTCAGACACCACAGAAACTTCCAGCCTGTCCTCGGTAGCTACCTACAACTTGGAGGAGCAGTATGGGGTGGACGAGCACCCTCTCTGGGCCTGGGTCTGTGGAGGGGGCTGTGCTGTGGATTCACACACCCACTTAAACTGGTTCAGTGCCTCGACAG GTGTGTCCTCCTCTGTACAGTCCATGTCCCTGTCTATCACCCCGGCACAAACGGCAGCATGGCGGAAACAGATCTTCGAGCAGCTGAGCGAGCGGTCCAAGAGAGAGCTGGAGAATTTCAGACATTATGAGCAAGCGATTGAGCAG TCTGTGTGGGTGAAGAAGGGCATCATGCAGTGGTGGAGAGACTGGAAACCCAACAAGTGGATAGATGTCCAGTTTGCCCTGGAGCAATTTTCAGGGAGCGACGGCAATCGAGATGGCATCCTCTTCATTTACTACACATTCAATGACGAAAAGaag TACCTCCATGCATTTATAAATGAGATTACTATCCTGGTCCCTGTTCTCAATGATACAAAACACACGTTCGCTGTCTATACACCGGAAAGGACCAAACAGAGATGGCCAATACGACTGGCTGCTGCTACCGAACAGGAGATGCACGACTGG CTTGCCCTTCTGAACTTATCCTGCTGTGATTCAAGAGGGATCCATGGTCCTCCTTCTAAGCAGGCGATTTGGTCCACTACATGCAAGGGTGACATCTATGTTTGTGAGCCCGCTCCGAATCTGGAGGCGGTTCCCTATCCATTGCCCTGTGATCAAAT GTTTTGGAGACAGATCGGAGGGCACCTGCGCCTGGTGGAAAGTAACAGTCTGGGAATCGTATGGGGTATCGGATATGATCACACAGCCTGGGTGTACACTGGAGGCTATGGAGGTGGTTTCTCCCAGG GGCTAGCAAGCAGCACTGATAATATCCATACACAGACAGACGTCAAGAGCGTTTACATTTATGAAAATCAGCGCTGGAATCCAGTAACTGGCTACAGTAGCAG AGGTCTTCCCACAGACCGGTACATGTGGAGCGATGTGTCCGGTTTGCAGGAATGTACCAAATCAAGCACTAAGCCTCCATCTCCACAGTGGACCTGG GTGTCCGACTGGTGCATTGACTATAATATTTCAGGTGGGACTGACATGGAGGGCTGGCAGTATGCTGCTGATTTTCCAGC GACCTATCACGGACACAAGACGATGAAAGACTTTGTGAGGCGGAGGCGCTGGGCAAG GAAATGTAAAATCACCACGActggcccatggctggaaattcCTCCCATCACACTGTGGGATCTCACCATCCTGCCCTGCTCCTCTCAGAGCTCCGTGGAGGAGGTCTCACTCTGGGGCATCAGCAACAAGGGAGATGTCCTGTGTCGGATTGGAGTGACACAGCAGAGCCCTGCA GGTACCTCCTGGCTTCACATTGGGACAGATCAGCCCTTCAAGTCTATCTCCATAGGCGGTGGCTACCAGGTTTGGGCGATCAGCAGAAACGGATCGACGTTCTACCGCGGATCTGTCTCTGCTGAGAACCCTGCAG GAGATTGTTGGTACCACATCCCCTCTCCACCCAGACAGAAGCTGAAACAGGTGTCGGTGGGGCGCACATCTGTATACGTTGTGGATGAAAACG GTAACCTGTGGTACCGCCAGGGCCTGACCCCCAGCTACCCGCAGGGGTCCAGCTGGGAGCACATTTCAAACAACGTCCGCAAAGTGTGTGTGGGACCTCTCGACCAG GTTTGGATAATTGCTGACAAAGTTCAAGGCAGCCACAGTCTGAGTTGTGGCACTGTATGCCATCGGGTTGGGGTGCAGCCAATGGAGCCTAAAGGACATTCATGGGACTATGGAATGGGA GGTGGATGGGAACACATTACGATAAGAGGGAACTCCCAGGAAGCCCCCAGGATTGTCATGCCAGTGCCTGCTGAAAGTACTTTGGAAAAAAGTGGCCGTGTGGCAGAGGAGGGCGGTGGAGATGGGGGCAGGACCGCTTCCATCAGCTCAGTACTCGGTGTCAAAGAAGAGGAACTGAATGGGAACGCT GAATACAGTTGTATGCAAGTCATGGGTGGCACCGTTCCTGCTTCTGTTTGCGACTGGCAAAAAACGGGCAAACTGTGGAAAATGATTTTAAAGAGTTTAATATATTTGTCagacaagtatttatttattgtttaa